One Oncorhynchus nerka isolate Pitt River linkage group LG5, Oner_Uvic_2.0, whole genome shotgun sequence genomic window carries:
- the LOC135571727 gene encoding protocadherin alpha-8-like yields MAIQTRKRRWLGGWAFPYFALLFLHLKGISGQIRYSIQEELKVGTAVGNVAKDLGFDTSRLADRNLRIVSGTKHELFQVNQRDGALLVNHRVDREELCVKNMPCFINLKAVIENPLEMHQVTVEIIDVNDNSPKFPEETYNLEILESALAGTRFQVEGAHDSDVGLNALQSYTLSHNQYFRVETEEFGEDGKIPFLVLQKQLDREIISQHTLLLTALDGGKPPKTGALNITVIVSDINDNAPVCDKQKYTVTVKESAPAGTFLIRLNASDTDEGLNGEVKYSLRGKFRPMGAEPFELDSKTGELKVKGGLDFEEKQVYEMKVLAADTGAVSLSTHCNVLVRVEDVNDNRPVIDVTSLSSRIPEDASPGTVVALMGMTDLDSGVNGQVVCSLPKDLPFDLKPSPDGHFYSLVTNEFLDKESVARYDITITAKDLGTPPLTSTKVIQVEVVDVNDNNPLFTENPYTFYVVENNKPGMPIFSVSASDLDEGEHAAITYSLDRGSTGQSVTSFLNINEGNGNIYALKSFDFETLKTFQFHIIAKDSGTPSLSSNVTVNVFILDQNDNAPVILYPVSANGSAEGVEEIPRNVNAGHLVTKVRAYDADIGYNGWLLFSLQEVTDHSLFALDRYTGQIRTLRSFTETDEAEHKLVILVKDNGNVSLSATATVIINVVEHKEAFAASDVKSAVKDEEENSVTFYLIITLGSVSALFIISIIVLIVMQCSKAPVDSSKYLQDVNYDGTLCHSIQYRSGDKRYMLVGPRMSIGSTIVPGSNGNTLVVPDHRRRISGEVRTVFYPLLPIKSEKETCFE; encoded by the coding sequence ATGGCGATACAAACCCGAAAAAGACGGTGGTTAGGTGGATGGGCATTTCCTTATTTTGCTCTTCTTTTTCTTCATTTGAAAGGAATCTCCGGACAGATACGATACTCCATTCAAGAGGAATTGAAAGTGGGAACGGCAGTTGGGAATGTAGCTAAAGACTTGGGATTCGACACCTCGAGACTAGCGGACCGGAATCTTCGCATTGTGTCTGGAACAAAGCACGAGCTCTTCCAGGTTAACCAGAGAGATGGTGCTTTGTTAGTGAACCACAGAGTAGACAGAGAGGAACTGTGCGTAAAAAATATGCCGTGTTTCATCAACCTAAAAGCGGTGATAGAAAATCCGCTAGAAATGCACCAAGTGACAGTAGAGATAATAGATGTAAATGATAATTCCCCTAAATTCCCCGAGGAAACATATAATTTGGAAATACTAGAGTCCGCATTGGCAGGGACACGGTTTCAAGTGGAGGGAGCACACGACTCAGATGTAGGCTTAAATGCTTTGCAGTCTTACACCTTAAGCCACAACCAGTATTTTCGTGTGGAAACAGAAGAATTTGGTGAAGACGGTAAAATCCCATTTCTAGTATTACAAAAACAATTGGATAGGGAGATAATTTCTCAACACACGTTGCTGTTAACAGCGTTAGATGGGGGCAAGCCACCCAAAACAGGAGCCCTTAATATCACAGTTATTGTGTCTGATATAAATGACAATGCACCAGTGTGTGACAAGCAGAAATACACAGTAACCGTAAAGGAAAGCGCACCTGCGGGGACATTTTTAATTCGATTGAATGCCTCTGATACGGACGAGGGTCTAAATGGCGAGGTCAAGTACTCTTTGCGAGGCAAATTTAGACCTATGGGTGCTGAGCCCTTTGAGTTGGACAGTAAAACAGGAGAGCTAAAAGTGAAGGGAGGCCTTGATTTCGAGGAGAAGCAAGTGTATGAGATGAAGGTACTGGCAGCGGATACAGGAGCAGTGTCTCTCTCCACACACTGCAACGTGCTGGTCAGAGTTGAAGACGTGAACGACAACAGGCCCGTGATTGACGTCACCTCTCTGTCCAGCCGGATCCCTGAGGACGCATCTCCCGGTACGGTGGTAGCGTTAATGGGGATGACCGACCTGGACTCGGGTGTGAACGGACAGGTAGTCTGTTCTTTACCGAAGGATTTACCGTTTGATCTGAAGCCTTCTCCGGATGGGCATTTCTATTCGTTAGTCACGAATGAATTCCTTGATAAAGAGTCTGTGGCTCGGTATGATATTACCATCACGGCTAAAGACTTAGGAACCCCTCCTTTGACATCAACTAAAGTAATTCAAGTGGAGGTAGTAGATGTTAACGATAACAATCCTCTTTTCACTGAAAACCCGTACACATTTTATGTAGTTGAAAACAATAAGCCCGGCATGCCTATTTTCTCTGTAAGTGCTTCTGATTTGGATGAAGGAGAACATGCAGCCATTACATATTCACTGGACCGTGGGAGCACGGGACAAAGCGTGACATCCTTCTTAAACATAAATGAAGGCAACGGTAACATTTATGCACTAAAGAGCTTTGACTTTGAAACCCTCAAAACATTCCAGTTTCACATCATTGCCAAGGACTCTGGAACTCCGTCACTAAGCAGCAACGTCACAGTGAATGTGTTCATTCTGGATCAGAACGACAACGCTCCAGTGATCTTGTATCCAGTCAGCGCTAATGGTTCCGCTGAAGGTGTGGAGGAGATTCCCCGCAATGTGAACGCAGGCCATCTGGTGACTAAAGTGAGAGCCTATGACGCTGATATAGGATATAACGGCTGGTTATTATTTTCACTGCAGGAAGTTACTGACCACAGTCTCTTTGCTTTGGACCGTTATACAGGACAGATAAGGACACTTCGGTCATTCACAGAGACAGACGAGGCTGAGCATAAACTGGTCATACTGGTAAAAGACAATGGGAACGTTTCACTCTCAGCAACAGCTACTGTGATTATCAACGTTGTGGAGCACAAAGAGGCTTTTGCAGCTTCTGATGTTAAAAGCGCAGTAAAAGACGAGGAGGAGAACAGCGTTACATTTTATTTGATCATAACTTTGGGGTCAGTTTCAGCACTTTTTATCATCAGTATCATCGTGTTGATTGTAATGCAGTGCTCCAAAGCCCCAGTCGATTCCTCCAAGTATTTACAAGATGTGAATTACGACGGGACACTGTGCCACAGCATCCAGTACCGATCCGGAGACAAACGGTACATGTTAGTTGGACCCAGAATGAGTATAGGTTCTACTATAGTCCCGGGCAGCAATGGGAATACTCTAGTGGTACCCGACCACAGGAGAAGAATTTCAGGAGAGGTAAGAACTGTTTTTTATCCGTTACTGCCTATTAAATCAGAGAAAGAGACATGTTttgagtga
- the LOC115121600 gene encoding protocadherin alpha-3-like, translated as MGDGGQRRRWEYWCVALRFSLLLCFVEQVLAQIRYSIPEEVKEGSVVGNVAKDLGLDVSTLLERRFRIVSGSKDALLQLNQNNGVLYVHKNIDREELCEGTGVCLIDLEIVVETPLEAHYVGVEITDVNDNSPNFPEKEHKFEIAEHTPPGTRFQLHAARDPDVGMNSVHTYKITSNDHFEIDVRQSDEDKIPFLVLKKSLDREQNHNYTLLLTAIDGGIPQRSGTLNVTIVVLDSNDNRPVFSQDTYNVRIQENVGVGTVVIRVNATDADEGSNSEVEFSLGKTLRRKVYDMFELDRLTGDIRVKGEVDFEDTEVYKLDVQASDKGQPPLTVECRVIIKIIDINDNEPEIDVTSLSNTVSEESKPGTVISLVSVTDKDSGINGKVISSMSENIPFELKPSYKENVYSVVTKGRLDRELVSHYDITITATDCGQPPLSTFKTLSIQISDVNDNSPEFSQNPIELYLVENNAPGASIFSVIASDKDLNENAAISYHTIRGEGTQNDMTSFLNINSDNGLISALKSFDFETLKTFKFQVVATDSGIPSLSSNVTVNVFILDQNDNAPVILYPVSANGSTEGVEEIPRNVNAGHLVTKVRAYDADIGYNGWLLFSLQEITDHSIFSLDRYTGQIRTLRSFTETDETEHKLVILVKDNGNVSLSATATVIINVVEPKEAFAASDVKSAVKDEEENSITFYLIITLMSVSALFIISIIVLIVMQCSKAPVNSSKYLQDVNYDGTLCHSIQYRSGDKRYMLVGPRMSIGSTIVPGSNGNTLVVPDHRRRASGEVRNDPNLYSP; from the coding sequence ATGGGAGACGGAGGACAAAGGCGCAGATGGGAATACTGGTGTGTTGCTCTGCGTTTCTCTTTGCTGCTGTGCTTCGTGGAGCAGGTTTTGGCTCAGATAAGGTACTCTATTCCAGAGGAGGTGAAAGAGGGATCCGTTGTTGGAAATGTTGCTAAGGATTTGGGTCTTGACGTCAGTACTTTGTTGGAGAGGCGGTTTCGAATCGTTTCTGGATCTAAGGACGCTCTTTTACAGTTAAATCAGAACAATGGCGTCTTGTATGTTCATAAGAATATCGACAGAGAGGAGCTCTGTGAAGGCACTGGCGTGTGCTTGATAGACCTTGAAATTGTAGTTGAAACCCCGCTTGAAGCCCATTATGTAGGTGTAGAAATCACAGATGTGAATGATAATTCACCTAATTTTCCagaaaaggaacataaatttgaGATAGCTGAGCATACCCCTCCAGGTACACGGTTCCAATTACATGCAGCTCGTGATCCTGATGTTGGGATGAATTCAGTTCATACCTATAAAATAACGTCTAACGATCATTTTGAAATCGATGTGCGGCAAAGCGACGAGGACAAAATACCGTTTTTAGTTTTAAAGAAGTCGCTAGATAGGGAACAAAACCACAACTACACGCTTCTCCTAACAGCGATAGATGGAGGTATTCCTCAAAGATCAGGCACCCTAAATGTTACAATTGTTGTTCTAGATAGTAATGATAACCGTCCCGTCTTTAGTCAGGATACATATAATGTTAGGATACAAGAAAACGTTGGAGTTGGTACAGTTGTTATTAGAGTAAATGCAACTGATGCAGATGAAGGAAGTAATAGTGAGGTTGAGTTCAGCCTGGGGAAAACCTTAAGGAGAAAAGTCTATGATATGTTTGAACTGGATAGGCTAACTGGAGACATTAGAGTTAAAGGTGAGGTGGACTTCGAGGACACAGAGGTGTATAAATTAGATGTTCAGGCCTCGGACAAAGGACAACCTCCACTGACTGTGGAATGTAGAGTGATCATAAAGATAATCGATATTAATGACAATGAGCCAGAAATTGATGTAACATCCCTCTCTAATACAGTTTCTGAAGAGTCCAAACCAGGAACTGTTATTTCTCTCGTCAGTGTCACAGATAAAGACTCTGGTATTAATGGTAAAGTGATTTCAAGTATGTCGGAGAATATACCTTTTGAATTGAAGCCATCATATAAAGAAAACGTATATTCTGTCGTCACAAAGGGACGTTTAGATCGAGAACTCGTCTCCCATTATGACATCACTATAACAGCCACTGACTGTGGTCAGCCTCCTCTGTCCACATTCAAAACTCTGAGCATCCAGATATCAGATGTGAACGATAACAGTCCAGAATTCTCCCAAAACCCTATTGAGCTGTACTTAGTGGAAAATAACGCCCCTGGTGCATCCATATTCTCTGTAATCGCTTCTGATAAAGACTTGAATGAAAATGCTGCTATTTCATATCACACAATTAGAGGAGAAGGGACACAGAACGATATGACATCTTTCTTGAATATCAATTCTGACAACGGACTTATTTCCGCTCTAAAAAGCTTTGACTTTGAAACCCTCAAAACATTTAAATTCCAAGTTGTAGCTACAGACTCTGGAATTCCGTCACTAAGCAGCAACGTCACAGTGAATGTGTTCATCCTGGATCAGAACGACAACGCTCCAGTGATCTTGTATCCAGTCAGCGCTAACGGTTCCACTGAAGGTGTGGAGGAGATTCCCCGCAATGTGAACGCAGGCCATTTGGTGACTAAAGTGAGAGCCTATGACGCTGATATAGGATATAACGGCTGGTTATTATTTTCACTGCAGGAAATTACTGACCACAGTATATTTTCTTTGGACCGCTATACAGGACAGATAAGGACACTTCGGTCGTTCACAGAGACAGACGAGACAGAGCACAAACTGGTCATACTGGTAAAAGACAATGGGAACGTTTCACTCTCAGCAACAGCTACTGTGATTATCAACGTTGTGGAGCCCAAAGAGGCTTTTGCAGCTTCTGATGTTAAAAGCGCAGTAAAAGACGAGGAGGAGAACAGcattacattttatttgatcaTAACTTTGATGTCAGTTTCAGCACTTTTTATCATCAGTATCATCGTGTTGATTGTAATGCAGTGCTCCAAAGCCCCAGTCAATTCCTCCAAGTATTTACAAGATGTGAATTACGACGGGACACTGTGCCACAGCATCCAGTACCGATCCGGAGACAAACGGTACATGTTAGTTGGACCCAGAATGAGTATAGGTTCTACTATAGTCCCGGGCAGCAATGGGAATACTCTAGTGGTACCTGACCACAGGAGGAGAGCTTCTGGAGAGGTAAGAAATGACCCTAACCTTTACTCTCCataa